From the Thermoproteota archaeon genome, the window TCAATATGGTTAGAAAAATTCAAACATGAACAGATTTTTGTAATAAAAAATGAAGATTTGACAGATGACTCTAATACAGTTTTGAATGAGACATATCATTTTTTGGGACTTCCAGAATACAATTTAACAGATCACCACAAAATGAAAAAAGGGAAATATGAAAAAATGAATGAAAAGACAAGGGAAAAATTATTTGATTTTTTTAAACCACATAATTTAAGATTAGAAAATTTGTTGAATCGAAAATTTGAGTGGAAATAATTTATTTGGAATATTTTTTATAGATTGATTTAGAATTCTTAATTTTTTTTGAATATGAGGAATTTATTTTTTTAATTAAATTGAGTGTTTGATTCTGAATTAGATCCAGATTTGGAATAACGCAATGTCCACCAATAAACCCAGGATACATTTTAGGTCGATTACCTAAATATTTGTGAATTTCATCTGAAAAGGACCACATTTCATCATAATCAACATTATTTTCTTTTGCAATTAAATTACTTAATTGAGCATAAGTGATTAACCAGCCATAGTACGAAGTATCAACAACAATTTTTGCCAGCTCAAGAGTCAGAGGCGTAGTCATTTGTTTTGGAGTAATACCAGCCTTTTTGAGTTTTTTTTCGTATTGTTTTGCTGCCCATGTTGAATTAGGAGCCCATTTGTATATAGAGTAAAATTTTGTATATTTTTTCATATCTTTTATCATTCGTTTATGTACACCACGAACTGCACTGTAAATAATTGGAATCTTACTTTTCTCTTGTAATATTTTTGTAGTATTTGGTTGAATAGTACTATGAATGACAATACATTCGGGCTGGAATTTTTTATTAAGTTCGTTTAAATTAATAAAAAAATTTTTTGTAAAAGGGATACAAATGTGAAGGAATGACGTTGGCAAATTTTTAAAATCATTAAATTTTTTGCTGTTCATTAGAGTAGGATTAATATCATAACCCAGAACGACTTCATTTTTTGACAGCAATTTTTGCAAGGGGTTACCAATTTCTCCCATGCCAACAACAATATCTTTTTTCTTTTGCATAATGAATCGATTCAAATTGATATAATAATAAGTATTTAGTTAAGCAGGGGTTTTAAGAAATTAAAATGGAGAAGAAAATTAGATGTGCTTTTATTTACAATAAAAAAAACGAATTCCTAACTGGGCGTTTTTTTGATAATACTTACTATAATTTTTTTATTAAAGCATTAAGGAGAAATCAACGACTTGATGTAAAGAATTATCCTGTAGAAACAAAAATTGATGTTTCAGAATTTAATGATAAACATGATGTTATTTTATTATTTGACAATAACTACATTGGTACGCCACATGATGTTATAGGGAGAGAAAAGATCGATATTCCGGTTATTTCAAGAGTGGGAGACCCACATTGGGCAAAAAAACTCCACAGTAAAGAATTTCATGACAAATGGAAAATTGATTATTATTTTGGTTTTCAACATCCAGACTCATTTTATCAGTTCTACCCAAATGATTACAAGTACAAGACCATAATTTTTGGATTGGAATCATCATTATACCAGAAAGTGATTCCGTTTAGGAATAGAATAAAAAGTAAGATCTTAAATTCTGGAGCAATTGGTACATCAAAAATTTTTCCACGGATACTAAGTAAAATTAAAAATCCAGAATTAGATATTAACATACACTATAAGCTTAGAACATTGTGCAATAAGCTACCTTATGTTGTTCATACGCCAACATTGTCACATGAATATGTAAATGATAAATATCCTGAATTACTCAACAAGTATTTTGCAGCAATTGCTGCAACAACATATTTCCCCACGATAAAATATTGGGAGATTCCAGCTGCAGAATGCCTTACATTTATGGAAGTTAATGACAAAAACAAGGCAGAATATCTTGGTTTTGAAGATAATAAAAGTGCAATTTTCATCAATGAGCAAAACTATACGGAAAAATTTGAAGAATATTTACATGATACTGAGAATAAAAAATGGGAAGAGATTGCCCATAATGGTAGAACCCATGCCATGAATTACTTGAATAATGATAGAGCTACGGAATCGCTAGTAGATTTAATGGAAGAGTTAATTTAATTAATATTTTTTACGAAAAGATTAATGTACTCACGATCTTTCAATTAAAGAAATCATGAAAGCCGTCATCTTAGCTGGAGGTTTTGGGACGAGAATTAGTGAAGAAACACATCTAAAGCCAAAACCATTAATTGAAATTGGAGGGATGCCTATTCTTTGGCATATAATGAAAATATACTCTCATCATAACGTAAATGAATTTGTAATCTGTTGTGGGTATAAAGGATATATGATTAAGGAATTTTTTGCAAATTATTTTCTTCACACATCTGATGTTACGATTGATATTAAACAAAATAAAATGGATGTTCATAGGAAAAAAGGAGAACCATGGAAAATCACATTAATTGACACTGGATTAGAGACAATGACAGGAGGAAGATTAAAAAAAGTTAAAGAGTTTGTGGAGAGTGAAACATTTTGTTTCACATATGGAGACGGTATTAGTGATATTGATATTTCTAAATTAGTTCAGTTTCATAAAAATAAAAAAACCCAAGCAACAGTAACTGTTGTACAACCTCCAGGAAGATTTGGAATGGTTGATTTACAAAATGAAAAAATTTTATCGTTTAAAGAAAAGCCGGCAGGAGATGGAAATTGGATTAATGGAGGATATTTTGTTCTTGAACCAACTGTTTTTGATTACATAAAAGGAGATTCAACCGTATGGGAAAAAGAACCAGTTGAAAATTTAGCAAAAGATTCAGAACTATCAGCGTATAAGCATACTGGTTTTTGGCAACCATTGGATACTTTAAGAGATAAAATCAAATTAGATGATTTATGGGTAAGAGGAATAGCTCCGTGGAAAAAATGGGATTAGATAAAAGATTTTGGAAAAATAAAAGAGTTTTGTTAACTGGTCATACGGGTTTTAAGGGAAGTTGGTTATCACTATGGCTACAAGAAATGAATGCAGACATTGTAGGTTTTTCAAATGGAATTCCAACCAAACCAAGCATGTACGAGATTGCAAAAATTAAGAATGGGATGACTTCATTAAAAGGAAATGTTTGTAATTATAATCAGGTTTTGACAGTTGTAAAGAAATACAAGCCAGAGATAATTTTCCACATGGCGGCTCAATCGTTGGTAAGAGAGTCATATACTCATCCATTAGAAACCTACGCAACAAATATGATGGGAACAGCAAATGTGCTGGAGGCAATTAGAATGTCAGATAGCATCAAAGTTGGGATAATTGTAACAAGTGATAAATGCTATAAAATTGTAGGAAAAAAAGCATTAACTGAAGAAGATCCTATTGGCGGATATGATCCTTATAGTAGTAGTAAAGGATGCGCAGAGTTAATAACATCATCATACAGAAATTCTTTTTTTAATATTAAAAAACAAAGTGAACACAATATTGGAATAGCATCTGTTAGAGCAGGAAATGTTATTGGAGGCGGAGATTGGAATAAAGATAGACTGATTCCTGACATAATTAAAGGTATTATCAATAAGAAACCAATTAAAATTCGAAACCCAGATTCCATAAGACCATGGCAACATGTGCTAGATCCATTATATGGATATATGATGTTAGCAGAAAAACTTTGGAAATCAGGTTCTAAATTTTCAGAAGCTTGGAATTTCGGTCCGGATGTAAATGAATCAAAAACCGTAAAATGGATTGTAAAAAAAATAATTGAGAAATGGCCAGAAAAAATATGTTGGATAAAAGAAAATAATATGAATAAACATGAAGAAGAATTTTTAAAATTAAATTGTACAAAAGCGAAAACAAAACTTGGATGGATTCCAAAATTAAATACTAATGAAAGTTTAGAATGGGTAGTAGAATGGTATAAAAATTATGAAGAAAAAAAAGAT encodes:
- a CDS encoding glycosyltransferase family 1 protein, which encodes MEKKIRCAFIYNKKNEFLTGRFFDNTYYNFFIKALRRNQRLDVKNYPVETKIDVSEFNDKHDVILLFDNNYIGTPHDVIGREKIDIPVISRVGDPHWAKKLHSKEFHDKWKIDYYFGFQHPDSFYQFYPNDYKYKTIIFGLESSLYQKVIPFRNRIKSKILNSGAIGTSKIFPRILSKIKNPELDINIHYKLRTLCNKLPYVVHTPTLSHEYVNDKYPELLNKYFAAIAATTYFPTIKYWEIPAAECLTFMEVNDKNKAEYLGFEDNKSAIFINEQNYTEKFEEYLHDTENKKWEEIAHNGRTHAMNYLNNDRATESLVDLMEELI
- the rfbG gene encoding CDP-glucose 4,6-dehydratase, whose amino-acid sequence is MGLDKRFWKNKRVLLTGHTGFKGSWLSLWLQEMNADIVGFSNGIPTKPSMYEIAKIKNGMTSLKGNVCNYNQVLTVVKKYKPEIIFHMAAQSLVRESYTHPLETYATNMMGTANVLEAIRMSDSIKVGIIVTSDKCYKIVGKKALTEEDPIGGYDPYSSSKGCAELITSSYRNSFFNIKKQSEHNIGIASVRAGNVIGGGDWNKDRLIPDIIKGIINKKPIKIRNPDSIRPWQHVLDPLYGYMMLAEKLWKSGSKFSEAWNFGPDVNESKTVKWIVKKIIEKWPEKICWIKENNMNKHEEEFLKLNCTKAKTKLGWIPKLNTNESLEWVVEWYKNYEEKKDMREITEQQIKRFQKMVK
- the rfbF gene encoding glucose-1-phosphate cytidylyltransferase, which gives rise to MKAVILAGGFGTRISEETHLKPKPLIEIGGMPILWHIMKIYSHHNVNEFVICCGYKGYMIKEFFANYFLHTSDVTIDIKQNKMDVHRKKGEPWKITLIDTGLETMTGGRLKKVKEFVESETFCFTYGDGISDIDISKLVQFHKNKKTQATVTVVQPPGRFGMVDLQNEKILSFKEKPAGDGNWINGGYFVLEPTVFDYIKGDSTVWEKEPVENLAKDSELSAYKHTGFWQPLDTLRDKIKLDDLWVRGIAPWKKWD